AGATTGCGGTACATTTTAATTTCCATGTCAACTTTACTGTCTTTTGATAATTTCATTCTTCTGAACAGGATggttttagaaattcaaaagcAAGCAAGCACCCATATCTCCCTTAACAAGCAGTGTAGACAGATAAGGTAGTCTATTACATTCTGATAAGACAAGATTGAAGCATGCTAAGTAATTGTTACATCATAATAAGATTGGCTAACTCATAAAACTTTATTAGGAACAGAGTCCATGCTCAAAGCTTTGCTTGCAACAAAATTTCTCCACCGTGCCACAAAATAATATAGCATAGGGGTGTCTTTCAATCTTACAAGGTAAGTATTGGCATCAGGGCACAAATAACAGAGCAAACTCGGGACACATATCGAGGAGGGGGTGTCATTCCAGCTGCAATTCCACGACTTCTAACCAACTCAAAATACTCGCGTGAACCAGCAAAAACAGCAGACGCCAAAGCCACAGTAAACACCCATCCTCCCGCCAGTACAACACCACCAACAGAAATACCAATTCCAAGTCCAAATACAATTCTCTTTCTTAACTGACTTGCTTTCTGTTGAGTCTCCATATCAGTCTCTCCCTGCTGTGAAGATTGATGGCCTTTGTCTACTTCCTAAAACATTCCATTTCAGCATTTCTTTACAATCAAATTAACATGAAAATATCATTTACAGATAGATAAGGGTGACAGAGAGCTAATGCCGCAACTTATTCATCTTCGTTCATCCACAATTCAAGCAACAAACATTGCCATGTCCTGTACTCGCAGATATTCATTCCGTGCATGAAAAGACAGATACAAAGTAAATCCTCACAGACATGATGCATTACGTAACAAATTCCAACAGAGGAAGCAAGGATAagcaaagaaagataaaattgacACATTATCTATACTGCTGTTTCTGGCCCATCCAATTGTAAGGAACCATCCTTTTCTTAACTACTAACAACTAAAAGCACGTTATTTCAGAACCCTATCATTTGCACTCAGCATAAAGCCAGCACAAAAAGGTACCATTTTGCCTCGTACATCCAACAATTCCAGTCACCAGTCAAGCAAACAATTACATACACTAATTCTGGATTTCGTAATGAGATAGAGTCGACTGAAAGCACCTGATCGGCATCGCTCTCGCCGACCTGGTCCGGCTCGGCGCGCGCAACGGCCGCGACGATGCGCCGGCGTCCCGAAACGCCGCGCAAACGCATCCGGACAACGCTCCTGGGCCCATGTAACAGCAACCCAAGATTGAATTTTGACAACGGACGCGTCAGAACCAGGGTGTTCTTCGCACAGGGTCGACACGGGCAGGCGCAGAGAGTGGCGAGCGACAGAGGGTTCGGCTTGATTGCCTCGATTCTGACAAAGGGCGCCATTAGAAGGCGAGAGGGCGAAAGTTAAAAGGACTGGGGCAGTGGTTCAGGAGCTTCTTAAGGCATTTTGAACATCCAGAGATACCGGCGGAGATAGAGAGGGGTGGCGGGGAGGGTGAATTGAGCTTGAGATTCGGGAATGGAGTAATGGGTCGCGGGGTTATCTACGTGTCGCACCGTCCACACCACCTATCGGCCTTTCCGCTCCATTTTTCCGTCTCCACGCTAATAAAAACACTACTTTGAAGTGGGCGTGAACGGTTATTTTACTCCGTAATGGTTGAGTTGGGGACATGGAAATCGACTGACTCAGTTTCTGAGTTTCTGGAAGCGAAAGAGGGGAAGGTAAGACAAAAGCGGTAACAACTACTTCAGGAATTACCTCATCGTCGGCGGATTATGTAGGACAATGACagaagttttttctttctttcgaaTGAATTGAATGATCATTTAGTTGGTGTAATATTTGCAGACATAACCATTCGGTGACTTGACTATTCAAAAGTAGATACTATTTCATCGTATTTTAGCCTTCCTTATTCGTTTGAGGGTCTTACCAAAGAGAATGGCCGTGAAATATCTTCATAGTTGCATATCGCTGCGACGCGATGCTTTCTATGCTCATGAATTTGTGGTGGGGTAATGCACTGCGCTACGGTACTTCTAAGGTTGCAACGAATGCCAGTGCATAGCGAGCAAAGCAATATTTTGCTCGGGGTGAAGCGGAATGCATTGCTAAATGCATTTGCACAGTGCAGAAGTTCTCCGTTACGCTGTGGAATGAAACGGATTAGCATGGCCAAACTCCGATTTGggttcgaccaaaagaaaaaaaaaaaaaaaaattccaacttttgGCTTTCCTTGCCCGGTTTTTTCAAATTGGCAATGTATCAAGCGGTTCTTGGCCCTTGCTTGGCCACTTTTAGGCCCATATCCTTGGCTCGTCTCTAGCAGCTTTTCGCATTGCTTGACCAATTTTGGAAAGTGAAAGTATCCGAGCCATGGTAATTCCTACAATCGTTTAGAAGGAGCTAACTCATGGAATGAATCGTTGTACCTAACGTGTATGTTTACCAGTAAGATCCACGAAAATATGTCAACTCATTGATTTATTTCACTATGCAATTTTTTGAGGTAATATTTGCATGTACGACAGACTAAggtcaatttaggatgaaaatCGGCGTTCTTAAAGTTAATTCAAATGGCTTGGATATGTCTTGTAGTTTCGACCTGCGGCACCGGAAATTTTTAATGTGGTCTCAAAGCACGGTATTTTCAgcttaatcaaattaaaattcacaTGTAAAGAGAGTGTCGGAAGTGTTAAGTCTTCATCTCATGTGAACTTGTGAAGTATAAAGTGCACCTAAAAGTTGAAACACCTTGAGGCTTGAACGACGACTCGGTCCGGACCGGTCCAAATGCTTAAGCCACAAAAATCAATCGGACCGGTGCGACTAGACCGCGCTGCTTTCATAGTTCTATTAATTATTATGTCGCTTCCCTCCCGTTTTCTTTTGGCCCTCGTTGCTTGCTTCACTCCGTCGACCTCTTGCGACGGCCAATAGTCATTTCGTCTGAGAATTGCCGCGACGCTCGGATGGCGAAGCGTCCCTCTTCTACTTCCGACTCGGAGTCCGATGGAACGCAGGCGAGCTCGGGCTCTGAGCCGGAGCCTACGACCCTCCCCGGCTCGACGAAGACGGCAGTATCGACTTACGAGAAGCAGAGGATGTCGAGAATCGCAGAGAACAACAAGAGAATGGAGGCCCTGGGCCTCCGAAATTTGGCGAGTTCTGTGATGGGTTCGAGTCGGAAGGCGAAAAAGGGCGACGCAAAGGGCAAAAGGAAGGTGGGCgaggatgacgacgacgacagGGATGATGATTACGCGCCTGCTTTGgacgatggtggtggtgatgatgatgatcttaGCGTCGACGATGAGGAGGATGATCAGGATTTTGAAGTATCTGGGTCTGGTAAAAgaaaggttgtttttttttttttggggtaaattttgatttgtttatgtTATTCTCGCTTGAATTGAATTCCTAGACTAGTTGGGTTTCAGGCGCATTTGGAAATGGAAATGTGGGTTTAAGACAATGGAGTCGAGAAACAAATGATCATTGACTTTctcatttcttggatttttctcAATATGAATGACACTGCTTGTACCTTCTTAAAAGAATTAGAACAATGGGGCCATTCAAGTGAATGAAGTGATTCGTGCTCCGGTGGCGTTAATTTTGTCGGCTTGGCGGCTCTAGCTTTAATTCATTCCATTCTGAACTGTTGCGTACTCACCGCATATTGCGGTCACTTGGAAGTGTTGCCTATCTACTTCCTTCACAACAGTGCCTTTTTCCTAGTATAATTTTTTGGTTGATGTTGTTGCCAAGTGCACTCAGGAGCACTTTCTTCCTGAGTTTTCTTAGTTCTTTAGACTTCTCCACGAAATGTTTTGTTCTAAAAAATTGCGGTGCTGGCTGCATTGAGTGCCTTCTTAATTAGAATGAATTTCTTTATGCTTTTATGACTTCGATTGTGACATTCTTGAAACTTCACAGGTGTTTCTAAGAGATAGTTGGCATAATTAAACAGAGGACTGTTATGAGAAGATCAAAGTTGGATCCTAAGTAACCATGAGATTTTTGGCTTGAAGTGGCATTGAAACCTAGTTATGCTATTTCACTCCCCAACATCTATAGGTTACCCAACTTAAGCAAAACTTTGTGCAGTTGGTTAGAAAATGTGTGAACTTGCTAGTAGATTAACATGCTATCCTTCCCTTCGTTTTTCCAGTCCTTGataatttcaattaaattgTGTAATTTTGATGTTTCTCGGCATTTCAAACCTATCACAATAAACTCCAAAATCACAGTATTACTGTTTATTGGCTACTTATTTTGAATTTCATCTATTGCTAATAACTCCAGACTGCTTCAGCGAAGGGCATTAATTTGGTGATACTCTAGTCCCATGTACTTGAAGAGTTGCAGCTAGCCTATTTTCCCCTCTCATTTTTCTCTACATTGCATTACTTATGTTAAGTACGACCTCTGTTATCAGTTCGTCAACTTCCTTGCATGTTTTAAGCCTTTCCGAGTCTAGCAAGtggaaaaattactttttttaattactttctttatgcTTTCCCCTTGACTCTGTCTTTGAGTTATAAATGGTTGTTATATCAAAAAAGGGAATAGTAGCCTTGTGCCGATTGCTAGGGTTTCCTTCGACTCCATCCAATGTCAAATACTGATTAGCAAGTGGTATATCACCTCCTTCTCTCAACTTGGTTTTTTAGGTGTGTTCAATGAAAAAGGTTCTTGGTACTTTCGACCTGCTCATCGATACTTTCTAAATGGTTTCAATCAGTTCACTTCTCCAAACATCCATTTAAAGTCTTAGAAGATAGTTTGCCACAGGGCACATGGATATAATGTCATGTCAGCCGCTATAAGGTGCTGCATCaacattcctttcttttcaataGATAGTGGTTGAAGTGACTTGCTTGAACCCCTTTCATAAGTATAATACCTGATAGAAAGCTTTGAAATTCACCGAATTGGTTAAATATTGATACCGCAGTTCAGTAAATGACTTAATTACCCCATAATATAGTGTAGGTTTTTTAGATAAATTGACTTATGGCTTTCAtttaagtttatattttctgGTGCTTTTTCTGTCCTGTTGGAGTGCATGTTTTGGTGGAAGACAGTTTTTCTTTCTGTACCTCCTGTTATTGCTTTTCAGGTGATTAGATTTCCATTTAAGTCAGGATTTAGAGAACAATAGAAATCTTATAGATCTGAGGTGCACGTTGGAACTTTTTAGTAAGTTGTGCATATATCAGCCCTGGACATGTCATTATAATAATCGCAATGGAATATTGAACATGAGCAACTTCTTCATGTCCTTGGTTGTTCTATATTAGGTAAGATCAGGGCGGTGTTGTGTGAACAACGTGTAGATTCATAAGTTCCAAACTTAGAGAATTTGGCTATGATACTTAGCGCCAATTGCAACAtgctttttcctcatttttagtCCTAATCCATTTTTAGTATTTGGATAAGATTTCAGATTTCTCACATATTTCAAAGGTAGTGACATTGATGTGAAATAAACAATGAGATAAGTAAGAGGAGCTAAACCTGAATTGGCGTTCCAAGTCTTTCATGTGGGTCGAAGAAGTTTAAAGATTGATTTGAGCACAATTGACGAGCTGAATTCAGTGAACTATTCTGATCATGTATTATTTTGATGTCTTCTTAATAACCGTGCTTCTTGTCCTTCCTGGCTAATGCACAGGTCAATACTTTTGTAAGTCTTCCATCTTGCTTTGAAATGTTTTGTTTTACCTTTTGTGACTATCTCCTGCTCcagggaaagggaaaagtgtcaaaaccGAAGAAGAAACCTCAGACCAAAAAGTTACTGAATAAGTTGGATTatgttgatgatgatgctgAATTGGCGAAGGTAAATTTGGTGTTTTCATGATTGTAATATTTTCATTCCATGGTGAAGCTTGGGTTTCATCTCAGCATGGATTAGGAATCTATTACACGTGTCATAACTGCAAGATCAATACTAACAAAGTCAGTGGCAAAATGCAGGCCATTGTGCTGTCTCTGAATGATTCTACCAGAGTTTCAGGAACAGTGAGTTCAGGGCCTTCCAAAAATGAGCCTGGTGTAGATCCTAACGGCAAAGTAGAAAAGACTTGGGAAAATCCTAGAATGCTGAAGAGGAAAAAAACTGTCAGTAACTCATTCTAATAATTGTTTTAAGAGaatattgttttcctttttctgtccTAACTgactgtttttgtttttttgtttctttctttgcctGTAAATAATTATTGAATTCCAGTTTACCAGCAGGGTGAAGATGACTGAGGACGAGCTGATTATGCACTTTTTTCAGCTTGATGGTAATTGATGGTTAATGGAGTTTCCATGTGTACGATTGTCAGATGATGGATAcatattttttcacttctttccttcattttttggcATTGATGGCTGTGGCAACCAAACTGTTAGTTAGCATGGCAGGTTTACTTGTCCTTGTGCATCATTATCCAAATGGTAGGGAGGTTCAGAGAAGCTAATTTACTGTTAGGCTGAAGCATTCGCATCTAAGAAACCAATATCTATAGAAGGCTAATTCGGAGGGGGATATTTATACTCAGCAAATCTTCCATCCCTTTCTTGAGTCATGGTTATGAAAAGGGATGTTAAGCATTTGAAAATCCGGCAAATTTTGGTTTGCTAGTATATAGTTGTAAGATATGTTGTTGTCAGTTGCTCTAGTATCAGAAACTGCCAAAAGAAGTCTCAGAATGTCAATTTTACTACACAGTTTTTTTCTACATTCCTCTGGATACTAACAATGAGAGTTTCTTAATTGGGTGTTGCGcggcatttctttttctttctgtgGCTTGTAACCTCATTGTTAAGTGGGTACATCTAGCCGTTCCTGGACCCCACAATGTGGGAGGCTGGTGCAATAGACGCCCTTTTTGGCTTGTGAACCTTTTTGTTTCTGGAACTGATGAGCTTGCATGTGTCATGCAGAAGCGGGGAAGGGTGGCATCACTGCGCTTGATTTAGCCAAGGTAGCTGATGCTCATGATTTTATGTGGACAGACAAGGAACTAGCCGACATGATTCACTGCTTTGATAGCGATGGAGATGGAAAGGTCCAGCCTACTACTATTCTTGTTTCATCTCAAGTCCTGCATGATAATCCTTCTGTCAACTGCATTGCTGTGGACTGAACTGTTACAAAATTCTGAGAAAAGTCCCAGCATCATTAATTTAATTGACTGCATGTTATGACATTCATTAACCATTTATGAGGACAGAGTCTGTTGTTGTGTTGTTACATAATTGACTTATGGGTCTCGTTGAGGAGTGTCCCCGCACCACTTGTTAACCATACTTGATAAAGacattttttcatttcattcattatGCATAACATGAGAAAGATTGTGCATTGTAAAAGACAAATTTTCTTTATTGAGGTGTTTAAGAAGTGTCCTCGCGGCACTTgttaacataattttttaaattattaatgcAGATACAAGTCTGTGGTTTGAAATTATCTTG
This sequence is a window from Rhodamnia argentea isolate NSW1041297 chromosome 3, ASM2092103v1, whole genome shotgun sequence. Protein-coding genes within it:
- the LOC115727686 gene encoding phosphatidate cytidylyltransferase 5, chloroplastic-like isoform X2, which encodes MAPFVRIEAIKPNPLSLATLCACPCRPCAKNTLVLTRPLSKFNLGLLLHGPRSVVRMRLRGVSGRRRIVAAVARAEPDQVGESDADQEVDKGHQSSQQGETDMETQQKASQLRKRIVFGLGIGISVGGVVLAGGWVFTVALASAVFAGSREYFELVRSRGIAAGMTPPPRYVSRVCSVICALMPILTLYFGLDFSVTSAAFLVAIALLLQRGNPRFSQLSSTIFGLFYCGYLPCFWVKLRCGLAAPALHTRLGAAWPILLGGQAHWTVGLVAALTSISSIIAADTYAFLGGKAFGRTPLTSISPKKTWEGTVVGLGGCIATSVILSKIFCWPSSLLRGQRLWFPYTWTWRNIRQSR
- the LOC115727688 gene encoding protein BFR2, translated to MAKRPSSTSDSESDGTQASSGSEPEPTTLPGSTKTAVSTYEKQRMSRIAENNKRMEALGLRNLASSVMGSSRKAKKGDAKGKRKVGEDDDDDRDDDYAPALDDGGGDDDDLSVDDEEDDQDFEVSGSGKRKGKGKVSKPKKKPQTKKLLNKLDYVDDDAELAKAIVLSLNDSTRVSGTVSSGPSKNEPGVDPNGKVEKTWENPRMLKRKKTFTSRVKMTEDELIMHFFQLDEAGKGGITALDLAKVADAHDFMWTDKELADMIHCFDSDGDGKLSLDDFSKIVHRCNMIQGSESS